One part of the Marichromatium purpuratum 984 genome encodes these proteins:
- the glyA gene encoding serine hydroxymethyltransferase, translated as MFDRTQYRLDRIDPEVSAVIEQENRRQEDHIELIASENYTSPAVMAAQGSQLTNKYAEGYPGKRYYGGCEHVDVVEQLAIDRVKTLFGAEAANVQPNSGSQANQGVFFAMLKPGDTIMGMSLAEGGHLTHGMALNMSGKWFRVVSYGLNAEEDIDYEALERQAREHKPKLIIAGASAFALRIDFARIARVAREIGAYFMVDMAHYAGLIAAGVYPNPVPHADFVTTTTHKSLRGPRGGVILMREAYAKAINSAIFPGIQGGPLMHVIAGKAVAFREAMTPEFKTYQQQVVTNAAVLAETLIARGLRIVSGRTESHLMLVDLRAKGLTGKEAERLLGEAHITVNKNAIPNDPEKPFVTSGIRIGTPAMTTRGFGAEEAKLVGNLIADVLDAPQDAAVIARVREHVSGLTERFPVYR; from the coding sequence ATGTTTGATCGCACCCAATACCGACTCGACCGCATCGACCCGGAGGTCTCCGCCGTCATCGAGCAGGAGAACCGGCGCCAGGAGGATCACATCGAGCTGATCGCCTCGGAGAACTACACCTCTCCGGCGGTGATGGCCGCTCAGGGTTCGCAGCTCACCAACAAGTACGCCGAGGGCTATCCGGGCAAGCGCTATTACGGCGGCTGCGAGCATGTCGACGTCGTCGAGCAGCTCGCGATCGATCGGGTCAAGACCCTGTTCGGCGCCGAGGCGGCCAACGTGCAGCCCAACTCGGGCTCCCAGGCCAACCAGGGCGTGTTCTTCGCCATGCTCAAGCCCGGCGACACCATCATGGGCATGAGCCTGGCCGAAGGCGGGCACCTGACCCACGGCATGGCGCTCAACATGAGCGGCAAGTGGTTCCGGGTGGTCAGCTACGGTCTCAACGCCGAGGAGGACATCGACTACGAGGCGCTGGAGCGCCAGGCGCGCGAGCACAAACCCAAGCTCATCATCGCCGGGGCCTCGGCCTTCGCCCTGCGCATCGACTTCGCGCGCATCGCCCGCGTGGCCCGCGAGATCGGCGCCTATTTCATGGTCGACATGGCCCACTACGCGGGGCTGATCGCCGCCGGCGTCTATCCGAACCCGGTGCCGCACGCCGACTTCGTCACCACCACCACGCACAAGAGCCTGCGCGGCCCGCGCGGCGGCGTCATCCTGATGCGCGAGGCGTACGCCAAGGCCATCAACTCGGCCATCTTCCCCGGCATCCAGGGCGGCCCACTGATGCACGTCATCGCCGGCAAGGCGGTCGCCTTCAGGGAGGCGATGACGCCCGAGTTCAAGACCTATCAGCAGCAGGTCGTGACCAACGCCGCCGTGCTCGCCGAGACCCTGATCGCGCGCGGCCTGCGCATCGTCTCCGGGCGCACCGAGAGCCATCTGATGCTCGTCGACCTGCGTGCCAAGGGCCTCACCGGCAAGGAGGCCGAGCGGCTGCTCGGCGAGGCGCACATCACGGTCAACAAGAACGCCATCCCCAACGACCCCGAGAAGCCCTTCGTCACCTCGGGCATCCGCATCGGCACCCCGGCCATGACCACGCGCGGGTTCGGCGCCGAAGAGGCCAAGCTCGTCGGCAACCTGATCGCCGACGTGCTCGATGCGCCGCAGGACGCCGCGGTCATCGCCCGGGTACGCGAGCATGTGTCGGGACTGACCGAGCGGTTCCCGGTCTATCGCTAG
- the metE gene encoding 5-methyltetrahydropteroyltriglutamate--homocysteine S-methyltransferase, which yields MAITHNLGFPRIGAKRQLKFALESYWKGQSSIEDLKAVGSQLRAQHWEDQTGLDLVPVGDFAFYDQMLDMSFTLGNLPERVRGLAGDALDTYFRVARGRSAPAAEEQAGCTGGVAAGEMTKWFDTNYHYIVPELTADTRFELDASRLLEQLAEAKAQGVRAKPVVIGPVTYLALGKTKDGSDPLALLERLLPVYAELLNTLAEHGADWVQIDEPILVTELEEPWRHAFEIAYHELKSAPVKLLLATYFGELQEQRYLAANLPVAGLHIDVVRGREDLVPLLNLLPSSKILSLGVIDGRNIWKTDLNGVLEWLEPIQAQLGERLWIAPSCSLLHVPVDLDSEQKLDAEIQSWLAFARQKLDELRVLAGALNQGRHTVQAELAANRAAIAARRSSPRVNNPAVKAALAKIDARLGERNSPYAERAAKQAERLQLPKFPTTTIGSFPQTAEIRQTRRQFKAGDIEEAAYVEAMRGEIARCVREQEALGLDVFVHGEPERNDMVEYFGEQLDGYAFSQFGWVQSYGSRCVKPPILFGDISRPKAMTVDWITYAQSLTDKPMKGMLTGPVTILNWSFVRDDQPRSVTCRQLALAIREEVLDLERAGVRVIQIDEAALREGLPLRKSQWDDYLGWAIESFRITANGVADETQIHTHMCYSEFNDIIAAIADMDADAITIETSRSDMELLDVFDDFKYPNEIGPGVYDIHSPNIPAEEQMVALMRKAAERIPAERLWVNPDCGLKTRQWNEVIPALTNMVSAAKTLRASLG from the coding sequence ATGGCCATCACCCACAACCTCGGTTTTCCCCGCATCGGCGCCAAGCGTCAGCTGAAGTTCGCGCTCGAGTCCTATTGGAAGGGCCAGTCCTCGATCGAGGACCTCAAGGCCGTCGGCAGCCAGCTCCGCGCACAGCACTGGGAGGACCAGACCGGACTGGACCTGGTCCCGGTCGGCGACTTCGCCTTCTACGACCAGATGCTCGACATGAGCTTCACGCTGGGCAACCTGCCCGAGCGTGTGCGCGGTCTCGCCGGCGATGCACTCGACACCTATTTCCGCGTCGCGCGCGGTCGCTCGGCCCCGGCGGCCGAGGAGCAGGCCGGCTGCACCGGCGGCGTCGCCGCCGGTGAGATGACCAAGTGGTTCGACACCAACTATCACTACATCGTCCCCGAGCTGACCGCCGACACCCGGTTCGAGCTCGACGCCTCGCGTCTGCTCGAACAGTTGGCCGAGGCCAAGGCACAGGGCGTGCGGGCCAAGCCGGTGGTGATCGGCCCGGTGACCTATCTCGCACTCGGCAAGACCAAGGACGGCTCGGATCCGTTGGCGCTGCTCGAGCGCCTGCTGCCGGTCTACGCCGAGCTGCTGAACACGCTGGCCGAGCACGGCGCCGACTGGGTGCAGATCGATGAGCCCATCCTGGTCACCGAGCTTGAGGAGCCCTGGCGTCATGCCTTCGAGATCGCCTATCACGAACTCAAGAGCGCGCCGGTCAAGCTGTTGCTGGCGACCTATTTCGGCGAACTCCAGGAACAGCGCTATCTGGCCGCCAACCTGCCGGTGGCGGGCCTGCACATCGATGTCGTGCGCGGACGCGAGGACCTGGTGCCGCTGCTGAACCTGCTGCCCTCGAGCAAGATTCTCTCGCTCGGGGTGATCGACGGACGCAACATCTGGAAGACCGATCTGAACGGGGTGCTCGAGTGGCTGGAGCCGATCCAGGCGCAGCTCGGTGAGCGTCTGTGGATCGCACCCTCCTGCTCGCTGCTGCACGTGCCGGTGGATCTCGACAGCGAACAGAAGCTCGATGCCGAGATCCAGTCCTGGCTCGCCTTCGCCCGGCAGAAGCTCGACGAGCTGCGCGTCCTGGCCGGCGCACTGAACCAGGGACGTCATACGGTCCAGGCCGAGCTGGCCGCCAACCGCGCCGCCATCGCGGCACGCCGCAGCTCACCGCGCGTCAACAACCCCGCGGTCAAGGCCGCGCTCGCCAAGATCGACGCCCGGCTCGGAGAGCGCAACAGCCCCTATGCCGAGCGCGCCGCCAAGCAGGCCGAGCGGCTCCAGCTGCCCAAGTTCCCCACCACCACCATCGGCTCCTTCCCGCAGACCGCCGAGATCCGTCAGACCCGCCGTCAGTTCAAGGCCGGCGACATCGAGGAGGCGGCCTATGTCGAGGCGATGCGCGGCGAGATCGCCCGCTGCGTGCGCGAGCAGGAGGCGCTGGGACTGGACGTCTTCGTCCACGGCGAGCCCGAGCGCAACGACATGGTCGAGTACTTCGGCGAGCAGCTCGACGGCTACGCCTTCAGCCAATTCGGCTGGGTGCAGTCCTACGGCTCGCGCTGCGTCAAGCCGCCGATCCTCTTCGGCGACATCAGTCGTCCCAAGGCGATGACGGTCGACTGGATCACCTACGCCCAGTCGCTGACCGACAAACCCATGAAGGGCATGCTCACCGGTCCGGTGACCATCCTCAACTGGTCCTTCGTGCGCGACGACCAGCCGCGCTCGGTCACCTGCCGCCAGCTGGCCCTGGCCATCCGCGAGGAGGTACTGGACCTGGAGCGGGCCGGGGTGCGCGTGATCCAGATCGACGAGGCGGCGCTGCGCGAGGGCCTGCCGCTGCGCAAGTCGCAATGGGATGACTATCTCGGCTGGGCGATCGAGTCCTTCCGCATCACCGCCAACGGCGTCGCGGACGAGACCCAGATCCACACCCACATGTGCTACTCGGAGTTCAACGACATCATCGCCGCGATCGCCGACATGGACGCCGATGCCATCACCATCGAGACCTCGCGCTCGGACATGGAGCTGCTCGACGTCTTCGACGACTTCAAGTACCCGAACGAGATCGGTCCCGGCGTCTATGACATCCACTCGCCCAACATCCCGGCCGAAGAACAGATGGTCGCGCTGATGCGCAAGGCCGCCGAGCGCATCCCGGCCGAGCGTCTCTGGGTGAACCCCGACTGCGGCCTCAAGACCCGCCAGTGGAACGAGGTCATCCCGGCCCTGACCAACATGGTCTCAGCGGCCAAGACCCTGCGGGCGAGCCTGGGCTGA
- a CDS encoding NAD(P)H-dependent oxidoreductase: MRRILVLFAHPSLERSEVNRPLMLATSGVEGVTLVDLYAEYPDFQIDVDHEQQRLLDHDVIVFMHPLYWYSTPSILKEWQDLVLEYGFAYGSQGTALHGKLFFDALTAGGPEAAYRAEGFNHFTIRELLHPLEQTARLCGMRYLPPFALFGARTAVEERLVDAHVADWVRLLRALRDARIDLDAASDLPRLNVDLDAILAEG, encoded by the coding sequence ATGCGACGCATCCTCGTCCTGTTCGCTCATCCGTCTCTCGAACGCTCCGAGGTCAATCGCCCATTGATGCTGGCCACGTCCGGGGTCGAGGGCGTGACCCTGGTCGATCTGTATGCCGAATATCCTGATTTCCAGATCGACGTCGATCACGAGCAGCAGCGCCTGCTGGACCATGACGTCATCGTCTTCATGCATCCGCTCTACTGGTACTCGACGCCATCGATCCTGAAGGAATGGCAGGATCTGGTGCTGGAGTACGGCTTCGCCTACGGCTCACAGGGGACGGCGCTGCATGGCAAGCTCTTCTTCGACGCCCTGACCGCGGGCGGACCCGAGGCGGCCTATCGGGCCGAGGGCTTCAACCACTTCACCATTCGCGAGCTGTTGCACCCGCTGGAGCAGACCGCGCGCTTGTGCGGCATGCGCTATCTGCCTCCCTTTGCGCTGTTCGGCGCGCGCACGGCGGTAGAGGAGCGGCTTGTCGATGCCCACGTGGCCGACTGGGTACGCCTGTTGAGAGCCTTGCGCGACGCGCGCATCGATCTCGATGCCGCCAGTGATCTGCCGAGGCTCAACGTCGATCTCGACGCCATCCTCGCGGAGGGCTGA
- the folK gene encoding 2-amino-4-hydroxy-6-hydroxymethyldihydropteridine diphosphokinase encodes MATVYLSLGTNLGDRLGNLERAVAHLAEVLDTRVLSPVYETEPWGLTDQRDFYNLCVRGETRLDAPTLLLRLKALERALGRVEGTPWGPRLIDIDLLFYDDLLLDEPALKVPHPRIRGRAFVLIPLLDLVDDLHHPALDCSIRALAAEVDATTVRRLDPTLADEMIEADAGYPHHACPQS; translated from the coding sequence ATGGCAACCGTCTATCTGAGTCTCGGCACCAATCTGGGCGACCGACTCGGCAACCTCGAGCGTGCGGTCGCGCACCTCGCCGAGGTGCTGGATACGCGGGTCCTCTCGCCGGTCTATGAAACCGAACCCTGGGGGCTCACCGATCAGCGCGATTTCTACAACCTCTGCGTGCGCGGCGAAACCAGACTCGACGCGCCGACGCTGCTGCTCCGGCTCAAGGCCCTGGAACGCGCGCTCGGTCGGGTCGAGGGCACCCCGTGGGGGCCGCGGTTGATCGACATCGACCTGCTCTTCTACGACGATCTGCTCCTCGACGAACCCGCGCTCAAGGTGCCCCATCCGCGCATCCGCGGTCGCGCCTTCGTGCTGATCCCGCTGCTCGACCTGGTCGACGACCTGCACCATCCGGCGCTCGATTGCTCGATTCGCGCGCTCGCAGCCGAGGTCGATGCCACGACGGTGCGCCGTTTGGATCCAACCCTTGCGGATGAGATGATCGAGGCGGATGCGGGATATCCGCATCACGCGTGTCCTCAGTCGTGA
- a CDS encoding DUF6492 family protein, with protein MSRIALITPSYAPDFDRCRILCDSVERFLCGHDEHLIIVDRQDQALFSRLVTARTRLLLKEEILPGWLHKIPFSRKWWLNLHGLPVRGWILQQIVKLSVAEAIDADLFVFADSDVVFIRPFDCADVLDAQGRARLYAGPRKPEDIADPRHRAWYRFAGKLFGLSGEGFQQHDYISQLVVWRRDTLEQLTSRIAAQAGRSWQRVLANTLDFSEYELYGIFAEHVLGAHSGHFLTDTELSYCSWHHPISSREDLLGFLRDIPDRYPAVLIQSNLGIEPADYARILGQLE; from the coding sequence ATGTCCAGGATCGCCTTGATCACACCCAGCTATGCCCCGGATTTCGACCGTTGTCGCATTCTCTGCGACAGCGTCGAGCGTTTCCTCTGCGGTCATGACGAACACCTCATCATCGTCGACCGTCAGGACCAGGCACTCTTCTCCAGGCTCGTCACAGCGCGCACACGGCTGTTGCTGAAGGAGGAGATCCTGCCCGGCTGGCTGCACAAGATCCCGTTCAGCCGCAAGTGGTGGCTGAATCTGCACGGACTGCCGGTGCGCGGCTGGATCCTGCAACAGATCGTCAAGCTCTCGGTCGCCGAGGCCATCGATGCCGATCTCTTCGTCTTCGCCGACTCGGACGTCGTCTTCATCCGTCCCTTCGACTGCGCCGACGTCCTCGATGCACAGGGCCGAGCCAGGCTCTATGCCGGCCCGCGCAAGCCTGAGGACATCGCCGATCCCAGGCACCGCGCCTGGTATCGCTTCGCCGGCAAGCTCTTCGGGCTATCCGGGGAGGGATTCCAACAGCACGACTACATCAGCCAGCTCGTCGTCTGGCGCCGCGATACCCTCGAACAGCTCACCTCGCGGATCGCCGCGCAGGCCGGACGCTCCTGGCAGAGGGTATTGGCCAATACCCTTGATTTTTCTGAGTATGAACTCTATGGCATTTTCGCCGAACATGTGCTTGGAGCGCACTCGGGGCATTTCCTCACCGACACCGAACTCAGCTACTGTTCCTGGCATCATCCAATCTCGAGCCGAGAGGATCTGCTGGGATTCTTGCGGGATATCCCGGATCGCTACCCGGCCGTACTGATCCAGTCCAATCTCGGGATAGAGCCGGCGGATTATGCGAGAATTCTGGGCCAGCTCGAATGA
- a CDS encoding LysR family transcriptional regulator, translated as MTQLERSHLAIVRAVDQQGSLTAAAEQLNLTQSALSHAVRKLENQLGVALWTREGRRLRPTQAGEYLLSVADRLLPQLTHAEARLRQFALGERGTLRIGIECHPCYQWLLKVVSPYLAAWPDVDVDVKQEFQFGGIGALFAHEIDLLVTPDPLYETGLHFEPVLDYEQVLVVGPQHALRTAPFVQPEQLARETLITYPIAIDRLDIYTRFLLPVGIRPKRHKPIETTDIMLQMVASGRGVAALPRWLVDEYAPKLELTAVRLGMKGIAKQIFLGIRAADADTRYLSAFVELARKHRDQEERR; from the coding sequence ATGACACAACTCGAGCGCTCCCATCTGGCCATCGTTCGCGCCGTCGACCAGCAGGGCTCGCTGACCGCCGCCGCCGAGCAGCTCAACCTGACCCAGTCGGCCCTGAGCCATGCGGTGCGCAAGCTGGAGAACCAGCTCGGCGTGGCGCTCTGGACCCGGGAGGGACGCCGCTTGCGCCCGACGCAGGCCGGGGAGTATCTGCTCTCGGTGGCCGATCGCCTGCTGCCGCAGCTCACCCACGCGGAGGCACGCCTGCGTCAGTTCGCCCTGGGTGAGCGCGGGACGCTTCGCATCGGCATCGAGTGCCACCCCTGCTACCAGTGGCTGCTCAAGGTGGTCTCGCCCTACCTGGCCGCCTGGCCGGACGTGGACGTGGACGTGAAGCAGGAGTTCCAGTTCGGCGGCATCGGCGCGCTCTTCGCGCATGAGATCGATCTGCTGGTGACGCCCGACCCGCTCTATGAGACGGGATTGCACTTCGAGCCGGTGCTCGACTACGAGCAGGTGCTGGTGGTGGGGCCGCAGCACGCCTTGCGCACGGCCCCCTTCGTGCAGCCCGAGCAGCTCGCCCGCGAGACCCTGATCACCTATCCCATCGCCATCGACCGGCTCGACATCTACACCCGGTTCCTGTTGCCGGTCGGCATCCGGCCCAAGCGCCACAAGCCGATCGAGACCACCGACATCATGCTGCAGATGGTGGCCAGTGGACGTGGTGTCGCGGCCCTGCCGCGCTGGCTGGTCGATGAGTACGCGCCCAAGCTCGAACTGACCGCGGTACGGCTCGGCATGAAGGGGATCGCCAAGCAGATCTTTCTCGGCATTCGCGCGGCCGATGCCGACACCCGCTATCTGAGCGCCTTCGTCGAGCTTGCGCGCAAACATCGCGATCAAGAAGAGCGACGCTGA
- a CDS encoding exopolysaccharide biosynthesis polyprenyl glycosylphosphotransferase → MQTQDGDQSNGFPISTGDGICRVLVSKELSVVEAVPFRNAVHSLCEASERPMKVVLDFSKTSFLDSSGIGALANCMKMTQANGIALVITELRPEVRSVLAMTGLDKVLTIESDGANQEKTRTIDAALLPVTHPSVRSKAKRVIDVLGSLVGLGITALLFIPIAIAIKRDSPGPVLFNQTRCGWMGRRFKLWKFRSMVPDAEARRGEIRNEAEGAIFKAENDPRITKVGRFLRRTSLDELPQFWNVLQGSMSLVGTRPPTPDEIDQYDVPEWRRLDVKPGITGEWQVNGRSSIKSFEDIIRLDLRYQRNWSLWYDIKLMLKTILVVFNKDSGAM, encoded by the coding sequence ATGCAAACTCAAGATGGCGACCAGAGCAATGGATTTCCGATCTCAACCGGCGACGGCATCTGCAGAGTCCTCGTTTCGAAGGAGCTGTCGGTCGTCGAAGCCGTACCCTTTAGAAATGCCGTCCACTCGCTCTGCGAGGCATCCGAGCGCCCCATGAAGGTGGTGCTCGACTTTTCCAAGACCAGCTTCCTCGACAGCAGCGGGATCGGCGCGCTGGCCAACTGCATGAAGATGACCCAGGCCAACGGCATCGCGCTCGTCATCACCGAGCTACGCCCGGAGGTCAGGTCAGTGCTGGCCATGACCGGGCTGGACAAGGTGCTGACGATCGAATCGGACGGCGCGAACCAGGAGAAAACGCGCACGATCGATGCCGCTCTCCTGCCCGTCACCCACCCATCGGTCCGCTCCAAGGCAAAGCGCGTCATCGACGTCCTCGGCTCGCTCGTCGGCCTGGGCATCACCGCCCTGCTCTTCATCCCCATCGCGATCGCCATCAAGCGCGACAGCCCCGGCCCCGTCCTGTTCAACCAGACCCGCTGCGGCTGGATGGGCAGACGTTTCAAGCTGTGGAAGTTCCGCTCGATGGTCCCGGATGCCGAGGCGCGCAGGGGCGAGATCCGGAACGAGGCCGAGGGGGCCATCTTCAAGGCGGAGAACGACCCGCGCATCACCAAGGTGGGTCGCTTTCTGCGCCGCACCAGTCTGGACGAGCTGCCACAGTTCTGGAACGTGCTGCAGGGCTCCATGAGCCTGGTCGGCACACGCCCGCCGACCCCGGACGAGATCGACCAGTACGACGTCCCCGAGTGGCGCCGGCTCGACGTCAAGCCGGGCATCACCGGCGAGTGGCAGGTCAACGGTCGCTCGTCGATCAAGAGCTTCGAGGACATCATCCGGCTCGACCTGCGCTATCAGCGCAACTGGAGCCTCTGGTATGACATCAAGCTGATGCTCAAGACCATCCTCGTCGTCTTCAACAAGGACAGCGGCGCCATGTAG
- a CDS encoding glycosyltransferase family 4 protein, translating to MPSILFLTPELPYPPHSGGRIKSWKLVEHLGAHADLGLACALKGDDEVHVADFRRQARLVELVSEPVKVPRTARTLIASYLRRIPLNVLRTRSEQLARAISAMAPRYDLIFCDHYEVFQYVPRDYAGPVVLHEHNAYFLMWKRYAESGANPAMRLASHLESLRVRRYELAACRRADLVFASPNDIDSLVEAGADRAKCRVTYHLGDETTLGRPPLDYASTQPILLYVGTLTWEANVDGLLWFLETVWPKVGRRHPDARIQIAGRNPDPRLQHAAAADPRVELLGFVADLEPLFQRSRVFIAPLRFGAGIKVKVLSGMGRGLPTVTTSVGSEGLEIEHMRHAAIADTAPETIAAIDTLLTDRARWEAMAGASRALIEESYSWGPLLRDMQRELDTLLGGRR from the coding sequence ATGCCCTCGATCCTCTTCCTCACCCCGGAACTGCCCTACCCGCCGCACAGCGGTGGCCGCATCAAGAGCTGGAAGCTGGTCGAACACCTGGGCGCGCACGCCGACCTCGGGCTGGCCTGCGCGCTCAAGGGCGACGACGAGGTCCATGTGGCGGACTTCCGACGCCAGGCGCGGCTCGTCGAGCTGGTCAGCGAGCCGGTCAAGGTCCCGCGCACCGCGCGCACGCTCATCGCCAGCTACCTCCGGCGCATCCCGCTCAATGTGCTGCGCACGCGCTCCGAACAGCTCGCGCGCGCGATCAGCGCCATGGCCCCGCGCTACGACCTCATCTTCTGCGACCACTACGAGGTCTTCCAATACGTCCCCAGGGACTATGCCGGGCCGGTCGTCCTGCACGAGCACAACGCCTATTTCCTGATGTGGAAGCGCTATGCCGAGAGCGGCGCCAACCCGGCGATGCGCCTGGCGAGCCATCTGGAATCCCTGCGGGTACGCCGTTACGAGCTGGCGGCCTGCCGCCGCGCCGATCTGGTCTTCGCCTCGCCCAACGACATCGACAGCCTGGTCGAGGCCGGCGCGGATCGCGCGAAGTGCCGCGTGACCTATCACCTCGGCGACGAAACGACCCTGGGCCGACCGCCGCTCGACTACGCCAGCACCCAGCCCATCCTGCTCTATGTCGGCACCCTGACCTGGGAGGCGAATGTCGACGGACTGCTCTGGTTCCTCGAGACGGTCTGGCCGAAGGTCGGACGAAGGCACCCGGACGCACGCATCCAGATCGCCGGCAGAAATCCCGACCCCAGACTGCAGCACGCCGCGGCGGCGGACCCCAGGGTCGAGCTGCTCGGGTTCGTCGCGGACCTGGAACCCCTGTTCCAGCGCAGCCGCGTCTTCATCGCCCCGCTGCGCTTCGGCGCCGGCATCAAGGTCAAGGTCCTGAGCGGCATGGGACGCGGGCTGCCGACGGTGACGACCTCGGTCGGCAGCGAGGGGCTGGAGATCGAGCACATGCGTCATGCCGCCATCGCCGACACCGCCCCGGAGACGATCGCCGCGATCGACACCCTGCTCACCGACCGCGCGCGCTGGGAGGCGATGGCCGGCGCCTCCCGCGCGCTGATCGAGGAGAGCTACAGTTGGGGGCCGCTGCTGCGCGACATGCAGCGCGAACTCGACACCCTGCTCGGAGGACGCCGGTGA
- a CDS encoding glycosyltransferase family 2 protein — protein sequence MSAKVYIVLVNWNGWADSIECLESVFRQHYDDYRVVLCDNASADGSLERLADWASGRVPFSLPADSPLRRLSDPPLPKPIDFARLDRASAERAELATDPPLLLVDTGDNLGFAGGNNVGLRHARARGDADYVWLLNNDTVVEPDCLANMVRRLEREPRPASCGSRVLFYDDPGVVQALGGSRFNRWTAIASQSLGRFLPDETPIDPAAYERRLDYIVGCSWLLPGRYLDEVGLMDERYFLYYEEIDWVLEARGRYALCYADDARLYHKEGRSVGTPTGERTSTLRSDFYIFRNKLRITRKHFPLGLPSVYLSSIVQALRRARRGQWDKCWLILAILLGKRRLKTL from the coding sequence ATGAGCGCCAAGGTCTATATCGTCCTGGTCAACTGGAACGGCTGGGCCGACAGCATCGAGTGTCTGGAGTCCGTCTTCCGCCAGCATTACGACGACTACCGCGTGGTGCTCTGCGACAACGCCTCGGCGGACGGCTCGCTCGAACGGCTGGCGGACTGGGCATCGGGCCGCGTGCCCTTCAGCCTACCGGCGGACTCGCCGCTGCGCCGTCTGAGCGATCCGCCGCTGCCGAAGCCGATCGACTTCGCCCGCCTCGACCGGGCGAGCGCCGAGCGCGCCGAGCTGGCGACCGACCCGCCCCTGCTGCTGGTCGACACCGGCGACAACCTGGGCTTTGCCGGCGGCAACAACGTCGGTCTGCGCCACGCCCGGGCACGCGGTGACGCCGACTATGTCTGGCTGCTGAACAACGACACCGTGGTGGAGCCGGACTGTCTTGCCAACATGGTGCGCCGCCTGGAGCGCGAGCCGCGCCCCGCCAGCTGCGGCTCGCGCGTGCTCTTCTACGACGACCCCGGGGTCGTGCAGGCGCTCGGCGGCAGCCGCTTCAACCGCTGGACGGCGATCGCCTCGCAGTCCCTCGGCCGCTTCCTGCCCGACGAGACGCCGATCGATCCCGCCGCCTACGAGCGGCGCTTGGACTACATCGTCGGCTGCTCCTGGCTACTGCCCGGACGCTATCTCGACGAGGTCGGACTCATGGACGAGCGCTATTTCCTCTATTACGAGGAGATCGACTGGGTGCTGGAGGCCAGGGGTCGATACGCGCTCTGCTACGCCGACGACGCCCGTCTCTATCACAAGGAGGGCCGGAGCGTCGGGACGCCGACGGGGGAGCGCACCTCGACGCTCCGATCGGACTTCTACATCTTTCGCAACAAGCTCCGGATCACCCGGAAGCACTTTCCGCTCGGCCTGCCGAGCGTCTATCTCTCGTCGATCGTCCAGGCCCTGCGCCGCGCCCGGCGCGGTCAGTGGGACAAGTGCTGGCTGATCCTCGCAATCCTGCTCGGCAAGCGCCGACTCAAGACGCTATGA